One Osmerus eperlanus chromosome 13, fOsmEpe2.1, whole genome shotgun sequence genomic region harbors:
- the b4galt1l gene encoding beta-1,4-galactosyltransferase 1: MTGDSTANFTVLNRTCKLVVLLCFLHISVTLVFYLRSFDIRIAFVQNHQAHKPQDLTTSKILKDIELTEQEPVESRKASGVGDVANVSEEIKILRNCPETSPLLVGPLRIEFSTPVNLDTVRNENPNVKTGGRFKPSNCIALQKVALIIPFRNRDEHLKFWLYYLHPILQRQQLDYGVYVINQEDNEVFNRAKLLNVGYAEALKEYDYGCFIFSDVDLIPMDDRNTYKCFSQPRHLSVSMDKFGFRLPYNQYFGGVSSMSKEQYLKINGFPNNYWGWGGEDDDIYNRLNIKGMSISRPSGPIGKCRMIRHERDKKNDPNPQRFDRIAHTRDTLQVDGINSLSYKVVRVEKDQLYTKISVDLGKPSQ; the protein is encoded by the exons ATGACTGGGGATTCAACTGCGAACTTCACTGTTCTTAACAGAACGTGTAAGTTAGTAGTCCTTCTATGTTTCCTTCATATTTCTGTCACTTTAGTTTTTTATTTGAGGTCGTTTGACATTCGCATAGCGTTTGTGCAAAATCATCAAGCGCACAAGCCCCAAGACCTGACGACAAGCAAAATACTGAAAGATATCGAGCTCACAGAACAAGAGCCAGTTGAATCCCGAAAGGCGTCTGGTGTGGGTGACGTTGCTAATGTTTCAGAAGAGATCAAAATACTTCGAAACTGCCCTGAAACATCTCCTCTTCTTG TGGGGCCTTTGAGGATTGAGTTTTCAACCCCAGTCAACCTGGACACGGTGCGGAACGAGAACCCCAATGTGAAGACGGGCGGTCGCTTCAAGCCCAGCAACTGCATCGCCCTGCAGAAGGTTGCCCTCATCATCCCCTTCCGCAACCGAGACGAACACCTGAAGTTCTGGCTCTActacctgcaccctatcctccAACGCCAGCAGCTTGACTACGGTGTCTACGTTATCAATCAG GAGGATAACGAAGTCTTCAACCGAGCCAAGCTCCTCAACGTCGGCTACGCGGAGGCCCTGAAGGAGTACGACTACGGCTGTTTCATCTTCAGTGACGTGGACCTTATCCCCATGGACGATCGCAACACCTACAAGTGCTTCAGCCAGCCCAGGCACCTGTCGGTGTCCATGGACAAGTTTGGCTTCAG gctTCCATACAACCAATACTTTGGGGGGGTGTCGTCCATGAGTAAGGAGCAGTACCTTAAGATCAATGGCTTCCCCAACAACTattggggctggggaggagaggatgacgaCATCTACAACAG gctcaACATCAAGGGCATGTCCATATCCAGGCCCAGCGGCCCCATTGGGAAGTGCAGGATGATTCGACACGAGCGTGACAAGAAGAACGACCCCAACCCCCAGAG GTTTGACCGCATCGCCCACACGAGGGACACCCTGCAGGTGGACGGGATCAACTCGCTGTCCTACAAAGTGGTCAGAGTGGAGAAGGATCAACTGTACACCAAAATCTCAGTGGACTTGGGGAAACCTAGCCAGTGA
- the rest gene encoding RE1-silencing transcription factor isoform X1: MAAQTVYPLAMFPPTVSVAMEEDSHSLTELSRNDLPAPQLVMLANVAVISEGNGSENMAEEKEMMELKNVGSSSYSDSEDESVIRYSFENHREICIVEYPESPLAAAPEAEESVDKCQEEEKEKEQEEEVKEDRPLPTNKQPCSPSTLGKRRTAHALGVESAKKKKPFHCKACNYQAKCEEDFAQHIRIHSANKLIVVRRVEGGEKGKASEGSPGLEFEPAVDGDDIKGVIRCERCGYNTNRYDHYIAHLKHHSKEGNNHRVYKCVICTYTTVSQYHWRKHLRNHFPSKLFTCSHCCYFSDRKNNYVQHIRTHTGERPFQCSQCGYSSSQKTHLTRHMRTHSGERPFKCDSCNYLAANQHEVTRHARQVHNGPKPLCCPYCQYKTADRSNFKKHVELHLNPRQFLCPVCKYAASKKCNLQYHIKSRHPGCNDVSMDVSKVKLRAKKFESETDESRKVHSSGMDEDQDGDEEESGLEMNLELSDTDKEPSPINLSTKSSKINPGQAPESGASHKTVKTPSREKPRKAKEKVDRKGTAKQKKVDKVSEVRKTKESLPTTTAEVESEVNVKKNKRRQKVDKKDARDKNKSKETKEKVQKTSVETVVKERDDQDKLGKGKLDKKTTGKKPEMEEPEKPPKKQRNESNGGGSKEVSSCESPKGEASKLAKAADDTVNETPGKKEYPVKKPGSKSKTKGLKRKATEALDLSMKTSPEEPCTRDKRTKVKATDKPQSKPCVPQTVPESCEPRPITESCEPRPITESCEPRPITEKKGQTMETVALPAVVKLKKTKKTNRKEAVVTSAQEKSLATDTSTPQDEASSHTDARKTPGQKTTPTSNTEDASTGKPETPSVPEKTDVSAKAKETSETSVETPSPTGRGSSPIFRRPQGKPTSPSLDLPVPRDKPTDTEDDEGIHSHDGGSDISDSVSEGSDDSGTGKLADPETPTDEIPTPTELKCHTCIFCDRTFPAEVDYRRHLNRHLVNVYYLDNEAKTHQ; encoded by the exons ATGGCTGCTCAGACAGTATACCCTCTGGCAATGTTCCCACCCACAGTTAGCGTCGCAATGGAGGAGGATTCACACAGCTTGACAGAACTCTCCCGTAACGACCTTCCGGCCCCTCAGCTCGTCATGTTGGCCAACGTAGCTGTCATCTCGGAGGGGAATGGCTCAGAGAACATGGCGGAGGAGAAGGAAATGATGGAGCTGAAGAATGTGGGCAGCAGCAGCTACTCCGACAGCGAGGACGAGAGTGTCATCAGATACAGCTTCGAGAACCACAGAGAGATCTGCATTGTAGAATACCCTGAGTCTCCCCTTGCCGCTGCGCCGGAGGCGGAGGAGAGCGTGGACAAGTGTCAGGAAGAGGAAAAGGAaaaagagcaggaagaggaagtcaaAGAGGACCGACCCCTTCCAACCAACAAGCAACCTTGTAGTCCCTCCACGCTGGGCAAGCGCAGAACCGCCCACGCCTTGGGCGTGGAGTCGGCCAAGAAGAAGAAGCCCTTCCACTGCAAGGCCTGCAACTACCAGGCCAAGTGTGAGGAAGACTTCGCTCAGCACATCCGGATCCACAGCGCCAACAAGCTGATTGTGGTGAGACGCGTGGAGGGCGGAGAAAAGGGGAAGGCCAGCGAGGGCTCGCCGGGTCTGGAGTTCGAACCGGCGGTGGACGGCGACGACATCAAAGGGGTCATTCGGTGCGAGCGCTGCGGGTACAACACCAACCGCTACGACCATTACATCGCTCACCTCAAGCACCACAGCAAGGAAGGCAACAATCACAGGGTGTACAAGTGTGTCATCTGCACGTATACAACCGTCAGTCAGTATCACTGGAGGAAGCACCTGCGGAACCACTTTCCCAGCAAGCTTTTCACCTGCAGCCATTGCTGTTACTTCTCCGACCGGAAGAACAACTATGTGCAgcacattcgcacacacacag GGGAAAGACCATTCCAGTGTTCACAGTGTGGATATTCCAGCTCCCAGAAGACCCACCTCACCAGGCACATGAGAACACATTCAG GTGAAAGACCTTTCAAATGTGACAGCTGCAATTACCTGGCGGCAAATCAACACGAGGTGACGCGTCATGCCAGGCAGGTGCACAACGGACCcaaaccactgtgctgcccctATTGCCAGTACAAGACTGCCGATCGCAGCAATTTCAAAAAGCATGTGGAGCTTCACCTCAACCCCCGTCAGTTCCTTTGCCCCGTCTGCAAGTATGCCGCTTCCAAGAAGTGTAATCTGCAGTATCATATCAAATCCAGGCACCCTGGCTGTAACGATGTGTCCATGGATGTGTCGAAGGTCAAGCTTCGGGCCAAGAAATTTGAATCTGAGACGGATGAGTCTAGAAAGGTTCATTCGTCTGGAATGGATGAGGATCAGGATGGGGACGAGGAGGAATCTGGACTGGAAATGAATCTGGAGTTGTCTGACACTGACAAAGAGCCCAGTCCCATCAATCTCTCCACCAAAAGCAGCAAGATAAACCCGGGTCAAGCTCCGGAAAGTGGAGCATCTCACAAGACTGTGAAAACCCCCAGCAGGGAGAAACCCagaaaagcaaaggaaaaggtaGACAGGAAGGGAACAGCCAAGCAGAAGAAGGTAGACAAGGTGAGCGAGGTCAGAAAGACAAAGGAAAGCTTGCCGACAACAACCGCTGAAGTTGAAAGTGAGGTTaacgttaaaaaaaacaaaagaagaCAGAAGGTCGACAAAAAAGATGCACGGGACAAGAACAAATCAAAGGAAACGAAGGAAAAGGTTCAAAAGACGAGTGTGGAGACggtggtgaaagagagagacgaccAAGACAAACTGGGGAAAGGAAAACTGGACAAGAAGACTACGGGGAAGAAGCCGGAAATGGAGGAACCTGAGAAGCCTCCAAAAAAACAGAGAAACGAAAGTAATGGCGGCGGGAGCAAAGAGGTCAGCAGCTGTGAGTCTCCGAAGGGTGAAGCCTCAAAGCTAGCCAAAGCGGCTGACGATACCGTCAATGAAACTCCTGGAAAGAAAGAATATCCAGTTAAAAAGCCGGGGTCCAAGAGCAAGACCAAGGGCTTGAAGAGGAAAGCAACGGAGGCGTTGGACTTATCCATGAAGACTTCTCCTGAGGAGCCCTGCACCAGGGACAAACGGACGAAAGTCAAGGCTACAGACAAGCCACAATCAAAACCCTGCGTCCCTCAAACCGTACCCGAGAGCTGTGAGC CTCGCCCAATCACAGAGAGCTGTGAGCCTCGCCCAATCACAGAGAGCTGTGAACCTCGCCCAATCACAGAGAAGAAAGGCCAGACGATGGAAACGGTGGCCTTGCCTGCTGTCGTAAAGTTGAAGAAGACCAAAAAGACCAACAGGAAAGAGGCCGTGGTCACCTCTGCGCAGGAAAAGAGTCTGGCGACAGACACCTCCACTCCTCAAGACGAGGCGTCTTCCCACACAGATGCCCGGAAGACGCCCGGCCAGAAGACCACTCCAACATCAAACACCGAAGACGCCTCCACAGGCAAACCGGAGACCCCTTCAGTGCCAGAGAAGACAGACGTTTCCGCCAAAGCCAAGGAGACGTCCGAGACCTCCGTGGAGACCCCTTCTCCAACAGGACGAGGCAGCTCCCCGATCTTCAGGAGACCGCAGGGAaagcccacctctccctccctggaccTCCCAGTGCCCAGAGACAAGCCCACGGACACGGAGGACGACGAGGGCATCCACAGCCACGAcggaggaagtgacatcagcgACAGCGTGTCTGAGGGCAGCGACGACTCCGGCACGGGGAAGCTAGCCGACCCCGAGACTCCCACGGATGAGATACCGACGCCGACCGAACTCAAGTGCCACACGTGCATCTTCTGCGACCGCACCTTCCCCGCGGAGGTCGATTACCGCCGGCACTTGAATCGCCACCTGGTAAACGTGTATTACCTAGACAATGAAGCAAAGACTCACCAGTAA
- the rest gene encoding RE1-silencing transcription factor isoform X2, with amino-acid sequence MAAQTVYPLAMFPPTVSVAMEEDSHSLTELSRNDLPAPQLVMLANVAVISEGNGSENMAEEKEMMELKNVGSSSYSDSEDESVIRYSFENHREICIVEYPESPLAAAPEAEESVDKCQEEEKEKEQEEEVKEDRPLPTNKQPCSPSTLGKRRTAHALGVESAKKKKPFHCKACNYQAKCEEDFAQHIRIHSANKLIVVRRVEGGEKGKASEGSPGLEFEPAVDGDDIKGVIRCERCGYNTNRYDHYIAHLKHHSKEGNNHRVYKCVICTYTTVSQYHWRKHLRNHFPSKLFTCSHCCYFSDRKNNYVQHIRTHTGERPFQCSQCGYSSSQKTHLTRHMRTHSGERPFKCDSCNYLAANQHEVTRHARQVHNGPKPLCCPYCQYKTADRSNFKKHVELHLNPRQFLCPVCKYAASKKCNLQYHIKSRHPGCNDVSMDVSKVKLRAKKFESETDESRKVHSSGMDEDQDGDEEESGLEMNLELSDTDKEPSPINLSTKSSKINPGQAPESGASHKTVKTPSREKPRKAKEKVDRKGTAKQKKVDKVSEVRKTKESLPTTTAEVESEVNVKKNKRRQKVDKKDARDKNKSKETKEKVQKTSVETVVKERDDQDKLGKGKLDKKTTGKKPEMEEPEKPPKKQRNESNGGGSKEVSSCESPKGEASKLAKAADDTVNETPGKKEYPVKKPGSKSKTKGLKRKATEALDLSMKTSPEEPCTRDKRTKVKATDKPQSKPCVPQTVPESCEPRPITEKKGQTMETVALPAVVKLKKTKKTNRKEAVVTSAQEKSLATDTSTPQDEASSHTDARKTPGQKTTPTSNTEDASTGKPETPSVPEKTDVSAKAKETSETSVETPSPTGRGSSPIFRRPQGKPTSPSLDLPVPRDKPTDTEDDEGIHSHDGGSDISDSVSEGSDDSGTGKLADPETPTDEIPTPTELKCHTCIFCDRTFPAEVDYRRHLNRHLVNVYYLDNEAKTHQ; translated from the exons ATGGCTGCTCAGACAGTATACCCTCTGGCAATGTTCCCACCCACAGTTAGCGTCGCAATGGAGGAGGATTCACACAGCTTGACAGAACTCTCCCGTAACGACCTTCCGGCCCCTCAGCTCGTCATGTTGGCCAACGTAGCTGTCATCTCGGAGGGGAATGGCTCAGAGAACATGGCGGAGGAGAAGGAAATGATGGAGCTGAAGAATGTGGGCAGCAGCAGCTACTCCGACAGCGAGGACGAGAGTGTCATCAGATACAGCTTCGAGAACCACAGAGAGATCTGCATTGTAGAATACCCTGAGTCTCCCCTTGCCGCTGCGCCGGAGGCGGAGGAGAGCGTGGACAAGTGTCAGGAAGAGGAAAAGGAaaaagagcaggaagaggaagtcaaAGAGGACCGACCCCTTCCAACCAACAAGCAACCTTGTAGTCCCTCCACGCTGGGCAAGCGCAGAACCGCCCACGCCTTGGGCGTGGAGTCGGCCAAGAAGAAGAAGCCCTTCCACTGCAAGGCCTGCAACTACCAGGCCAAGTGTGAGGAAGACTTCGCTCAGCACATCCGGATCCACAGCGCCAACAAGCTGATTGTGGTGAGACGCGTGGAGGGCGGAGAAAAGGGGAAGGCCAGCGAGGGCTCGCCGGGTCTGGAGTTCGAACCGGCGGTGGACGGCGACGACATCAAAGGGGTCATTCGGTGCGAGCGCTGCGGGTACAACACCAACCGCTACGACCATTACATCGCTCACCTCAAGCACCACAGCAAGGAAGGCAACAATCACAGGGTGTACAAGTGTGTCATCTGCACGTATACAACCGTCAGTCAGTATCACTGGAGGAAGCACCTGCGGAACCACTTTCCCAGCAAGCTTTTCACCTGCAGCCATTGCTGTTACTTCTCCGACCGGAAGAACAACTATGTGCAgcacattcgcacacacacag GGGAAAGACCATTCCAGTGTTCACAGTGTGGATATTCCAGCTCCCAGAAGACCCACCTCACCAGGCACATGAGAACACATTCAG GTGAAAGACCTTTCAAATGTGACAGCTGCAATTACCTGGCGGCAAATCAACACGAGGTGACGCGTCATGCCAGGCAGGTGCACAACGGACCcaaaccactgtgctgcccctATTGCCAGTACAAGACTGCCGATCGCAGCAATTTCAAAAAGCATGTGGAGCTTCACCTCAACCCCCGTCAGTTCCTTTGCCCCGTCTGCAAGTATGCCGCTTCCAAGAAGTGTAATCTGCAGTATCATATCAAATCCAGGCACCCTGGCTGTAACGATGTGTCCATGGATGTGTCGAAGGTCAAGCTTCGGGCCAAGAAATTTGAATCTGAGACGGATGAGTCTAGAAAGGTTCATTCGTCTGGAATGGATGAGGATCAGGATGGGGACGAGGAGGAATCTGGACTGGAAATGAATCTGGAGTTGTCTGACACTGACAAAGAGCCCAGTCCCATCAATCTCTCCACCAAAAGCAGCAAGATAAACCCGGGTCAAGCTCCGGAAAGTGGAGCATCTCACAAGACTGTGAAAACCCCCAGCAGGGAGAAACCCagaaaagcaaaggaaaaggtaGACAGGAAGGGAACAGCCAAGCAGAAGAAGGTAGACAAGGTGAGCGAGGTCAGAAAGACAAAGGAAAGCTTGCCGACAACAACCGCTGAAGTTGAAAGTGAGGTTaacgttaaaaaaaacaaaagaagaCAGAAGGTCGACAAAAAAGATGCACGGGACAAGAACAAATCAAAGGAAACGAAGGAAAAGGTTCAAAAGACGAGTGTGGAGACggtggtgaaagagagagacgaccAAGACAAACTGGGGAAAGGAAAACTGGACAAGAAGACTACGGGGAAGAAGCCGGAAATGGAGGAACCTGAGAAGCCTCCAAAAAAACAGAGAAACGAAAGTAATGGCGGCGGGAGCAAAGAGGTCAGCAGCTGTGAGTCTCCGAAGGGTGAAGCCTCAAAGCTAGCCAAAGCGGCTGACGATACCGTCAATGAAACTCCTGGAAAGAAAGAATATCCAGTTAAAAAGCCGGGGTCCAAGAGCAAGACCAAGGGCTTGAAGAGGAAAGCAACGGAGGCGTTGGACTTATCCATGAAGACTTCTCCTGAGGAGCCCTGCACCAGGGACAAACGGACGAAAGTCAAGGCTACAGACAAGCCACAATCAAAACCCTGCGTCCCTCAAACCGTACCCGAGAGCTGTGAGC CTCGCCCAATCACAGAGAAGAAAGGCCAGACGATGGAAACGGTGGCCTTGCCTGCTGTCGTAAAGTTGAAGAAGACCAAAAAGACCAACAGGAAAGAGGCCGTGGTCACCTCTGCGCAGGAAAAGAGTCTGGCGACAGACACCTCCACTCCTCAAGACGAGGCGTCTTCCCACACAGATGCCCGGAAGACGCCCGGCCAGAAGACCACTCCAACATCAAACACCGAAGACGCCTCCACAGGCAAACCGGAGACCCCTTCAGTGCCAGAGAAGACAGACGTTTCCGCCAAAGCCAAGGAGACGTCCGAGACCTCCGTGGAGACCCCTTCTCCAACAGGACGAGGCAGCTCCCCGATCTTCAGGAGACCGCAGGGAaagcccacctctccctccctggaccTCCCAGTGCCCAGAGACAAGCCCACGGACACGGAGGACGACGAGGGCATCCACAGCCACGAcggaggaagtgacatcagcgACAGCGTGTCTGAGGGCAGCGACGACTCCGGCACGGGGAAGCTAGCCGACCCCGAGACTCCCACGGATGAGATACCGACGCCGACCGAACTCAAGTGCCACACGTGCATCTTCTGCGACCGCACCTTCCCCGCGGAGGTCGATTACCGCCGGCACTTGAATCGCCACCTGGTAAACGTGTATTACCTAGACAATGAAGCAAAGACTCACCAGTAA